The Armatimonadota bacterium genome has a window encoding:
- a CDS encoding peptidoglycan DD-metalloendopeptidase family protein, whose translation MGQPQKFGARLALAVSIISVITATPIDAKKQNITSIKRQLQQVARNMNQYRSRLKVVKRQKIYAYQNLVAAERKLSISQAKLADIRAQLARTRKKIELTRAELEKTKQRLKKRNELLATRIADTYKHGSMSYIGILLGAADFSDLLSRGYVVRKVLEKDAEIIESIKRDKAAIEQYQAQLEAQERERRRLEYQQEIETRAAAEWAEEKEHNLKRIQSEAAELERALAELEETSRRLGEMLRRMHRAASFSRTNIPMWSGGWLRPVPGAVTSGFGMRMHPILKRYIHHDGIDLRAAYGTLIRAAADGIVKFSGVCGGYGKTVIIYHGGNIDTLYAHCSRLAVSVNQKVKQGQIIGYVGSTGLSTGPHLHFEFRVNGTPKKPPF comes from the coding sequence TTGGGGCAGCCGCAAAAATTTGGAGCTAGGCTTGCATTAGCAGTCTCAATAATCAGCGTCATCACTGCGACGCCGATTGATGCAAAAAAGCAAAACATAACGAGCATCAAGCGGCAACTCCAGCAGGTTGCCCGAAATATGAACCAGTATCGAAGCAGGCTCAAAGTCGTAAAACGGCAAAAGATTTATGCCTATCAAAACCTAGTTGCCGCTGAACGAAAACTTTCGATTTCGCAAGCAAAACTTGCTGATATTCGAGCACAACTTGCGCGGACCCGTAAAAAAATCGAATTAACACGCGCAGAACTGGAAAAAACAAAGCAAAGGCTCAAGAAAAGAAACGAGTTGCTTGCAACCCGCATAGCGGATACATACAAACATGGAAGTATGAGCTATATTGGCATTCTCCTTGGCGCGGCTGACTTTTCAGATCTTCTAAGCCGTGGATATGTTGTTCGGAAGGTATTAGAAAAAGACGCTGAAATCATCGAATCCATTAAAAGGGACAAAGCAGCAATTGAGCAATACCAAGCGCAACTTGAGGCTCAAGAACGAGAGCGAAGGCGGCTAGAATATCAACAAGAAATCGAGACACGCGCGGCGGCGGAATGGGCTGAGGAAAAAGAACATAACTTAAAGCGAATACAAAGCGAAGCCGCGGAGCTGGAGCGCGCCCTTGCTGAGCTTGAGGAAACATCTCGCCGCTTGGGCGAAATGCTGCGGCGGATGCACAGAGCCGCATCATTTAGCAGAACAAATATTCCTATGTGGTCTGGTGGATGGCTAAGACCAGTGCCTGGTGCTGTAACATCGGGATTTGGCATGCGCATGCATCCGATACTTAAGAGATACATACATCACGACGGCATAGACCTTCGAGCCGCATACGGCACCCTAATTCGAGCCGCAGCCGATGGGATTGTAAAATTTAGCGGAGTTTGTGGGGGATATGGCAAAACAGTAATTATTTACCATGGCGGAAACATTGACACTCTTTATGCGCACTGTAGTCGTCTCGCCGTGTCGGTTAATCAAAAAGTAAAACAAGGGCAAATAATAGGGTATGTAGGTAGTACAGGGCTCAGCACCGGCCCGCATTTGCATTTTGAATTT